The sequence below is a genomic window from Monodelphis domestica isolate mMonDom1 chromosome 2, mMonDom1.pri, whole genome shotgun sequence.
tCAAGTCTCAACTAAATCCCACCTTTCCTGGGACCCCTCTTAATGTTGGTGCTGTTCGGCTGATTGTTTCCAGTTTATTTTGTacctagttgtttgcatattgtctcccctattCCATTAATAGCATCTCAAGGACAAGGACCATCTTTTGCTTTTTGTAACTTCGGTGTTGAAGTGCCTGGTACACAATAGGATcgtaatagatgcttgttgacttactgactttgagctccttgagggcagagctaTTTTTGTCATTTGCACCTCCAGCATTTAGCGTAGTTTTGGGTGCacagatgtttaataaaatagTCGTTGATTTGACTGACTGGATCTGACACTTCCTGCTGAGAAGCTCCCCTTCTCTAGTTTTGGGCCAGAGCTGGGGAAGATTTCCTTATACCACCCCTAGCTTCCTTCCCTGGGAGGAGGTAGAGCCGTCCAGCAGAGGTCTCTAGGTCCCTGGAGGCTTTTTGCCAGTCTCTGGAAGGTTTGGCAGCTTCCCTTGCTCCCCTCTCCAGCTCCTCCCCATGTCCTGCTTCCCTTCTCTGATGGATTCACTTTTCTTTTAAGGGTACAATTTGTCATTTTACTCTTATCTTACACAGGGTTGACCTAGCTAAGTTAATCTGTGACTGTCAACAAGTGGCTTCTTTATGAGTTGTTAGTAGTCATTTAGctgcattctttaaaaaaaaaaaagtgctttgcTGTTGACTAAAGCATTAATTATGGGTGATCGTGCAGCTTTATTTGGCTCCAGTGTTCCCAGAAGGCTACATGAGGTAGAACTATATCTGAACTGAGTGCCAAGTTTACCTTTTTATAGGCTATAATTATTAATGTGACgctaattcaaattattttttcttgtatttctccTAGAAACTCCAGATGTTTTTGCAGATACTTTAGCCCATGCTCTCCTAATAGTCTAGTGAGATACAAATAATCTAGATGATACTGTATCCGAATTACATATTAGCAAACTAAGGTATTGAAAACTAacataggaagaagaaaagttgTAACTGGAATCCAGCTCTTTTCTGTGAACATTGTTGGGCATCTGTCCTAATAAAAATTAGTGGGCTGCCTCCTCATAGTAGGTCTTATTAGAAGTATTCAAAACTTCCTGTTTGCCAAGAATTTTTGCAGTAGGAAGTTCACAGAGAGAATGTTGTGGTAGTAAACCTTTACTGAGGAAAGCATGGAAATCTAGTAACAAGAGATGTAAAAGTGAAATACTGAAAGGGGTATACCTACTATGGTGGTTGGTTCTGGCAAATAAAAATAGGTAAGGGACAGTGTGTTGTTTTCTCTGTTTAACACTTCTTTTCCAAGTGTATTAAAAAGTCTTTTTACTATTTACTTAGGAGACAtaaccctcaaaaaaaaaaatctggatcaAAGGAAAAGCAGTCCAAGGCCATGCAAGCCAACTGTAGCCACCTTCACAACCTGCCAGGAACTGGAGGCAGTGAGACTGCCCCAGCTTCTCATTGTGCCCATACTGTAAGAATGACTGGTGAAGGTTCTTGCCATCATCCTGGAGACATTCATATCCAGATAAGCTCTGTACCTGGAGAGTGTGGTGAAAGTCCCACTCCCAGAAACTTAAGGTCTGGTtcccaaagcaatactcagggctGCCTACACAGTCGATTAAGAAGTCACTCACACAATGAAGCAAGACAACCTGATGATGCTACCATGGAGCCAGGAGAAAATGGCAGCAGCTCTCTCTCTGAGTTCCGATATCTCTTCCAGTGGTTGCAGAAAAGTCttccatatattttaattttgtgtgtCAAACTTATAATGCAGCATATAACAGGTATAACAATGAATATTAAGTAACTAACTTCCATtgctaaattaattttatttactgGATAAttactttaacattcatttaagcTATTTTTTTATAGCTTTTACTATGTAgtatattttgttataatttgtgTTAGCTCTCCATATAGTCCATTACTAGATTCAATACTTTTTGGAAGTTGAACATTTCATTTTGCTATCTTGAAACtcctgtttgatttttttttccttccaaataaCTGGCACTTATTTTCTAACAGGCATTTCTCTTGGAATTGGGCTGCTAACAACTTTTATGTATGCAAACAAAagcattgtaaatcaggtttttCTAAGAGTAAGTACAATATTCAGCAATtaaacatttttgaaataccaaatttctctatattttcatGCTAACTtttgagagaaatggaaaagcTAGATCATGTTAATTTAGCAGACATAAATGTATGTATTGTGACATTCCTAAGGTTTCATTCTCAACcaggatatatagatagataacttTGTCGCATTTCCCCATCTGATCTGAAGAGAGTATGTGGCTGAAATCCTGGTAGTAGAGGAATGCTTGGTGAGTTAAGCTTTTTAGAGGTTTTAGAAAATACCTTCTGACCTCCTAGGAGGGGTTAACTGGGCAAGTGCTTTTATTCTTTGAGCTAGTTTAACTATGTTTATAATACTAAAACTACCCCGAAACACTTTGCCTAACATTCTCCCTATTGTTTGAGGGTGAAATTGGGTTGGGGGGGGAAAGTTTATTGAATGTTTACTGTTCTTAACTATTTTAAGAAAACTTGGCCTAAGGATATCATAACATAATTGATGAAGTAGATAATTGCTTAGAAAGTACCttccaaggcagctaggtggctcaatgaattgaaagccaggcttagagatatagggcctgggctcaaatctggcctgggtcatatcctagctgtgtgaccttgggtaaattacttaaccctatttgcccagCCTTTACCCTTGTCTTAAGAGTtgaaaagaatggggaaaaaaatgaatcccCATATTAAACTATGGGAAAGTAGATTGATttgcttaatttaattttaaagcaaCTTTACAAATATGCATTTCAGTTATGGCAAATAGGCAGAAATTGGcagaaaaaggcagaaatataAGATTTAACCCAATAAAGTTAAgtttaaaagttgttttaatttaaaatgagcCAACcaatttaatttgtaaaatatttttgatttagcaatgaatttttaaaatgacttttagagaatcattttcattgtctttaaagctcaattaaaatatgaaaattttaaaaattcaacaaaatattttaaaaattagctctAGCCCAAGTGGAACTTGTTTGGTTTTTTGGGTTTGGGGCAGAAGTTCTCATATTGGTTTACATTTGGTCTGACCTACTTGAAAATAGGCTATCATTACATGTTTTTTTCTATCTCAAGGAAAACCTGTATTtgcaaaatttgttttaaaaccaATTTCACTGCTTTACTAAGAACTAAAATTATAAATGATAGTGGCTAGAATGAGATTCAAATGAACCAGATGTTCTCTATACCTAAATTGAATCactataaaaataactttaaaaacctGAAACTGACCATTACATTTAGGTGCTATTCATAAACATTAATGTTCTGGAAAAATTAAGTTGTAAAttgtaaaattgttttatttttcaggaaAGGTGCTCAAAGGTACAGTGCGCTTGTTTACTGGTGTTCTTAGCAGGATCTTCTGTTCTCTTGTATTATACCTTTCAGTCTCAATCACTTTATTACAGGTAATTGGATTGCATGTACCATTTTTATGCATGTCAGTATCTACAGAAACTTCAGTCTTTTAGATATCCACAAAGATTTATAGACTGCTTCCCAGATATCATTTAGAATACTTAGATTCTTCACACACCAGAGGTCAGTTTGTAATCTGTTATAATGCAGAGTGGAGATACAAGTCAGAATTTCTGGCTTTAGTTATATCCTGGGCTTAAAAAAGGTGGAATCAGG
It includes:
- the RNFT1 gene encoding E3 ubiquitin-protein ligase RNFT1 isoform X2 → MQANCSHLHNLPGTGGSETAPASHCAHTVRMTGEGSCHHPGDIHIQISSVPGECGESPTPRNLRSGSQSNTQGCLHSRLRSHSHNEARQPDDATMEPGENGSSSLSEFRYLFQWLQKSLPYILILCVKLIMQHITGISLGIGLLTTFMYANKSIVNQVFLRERCSKVQCACLLVFLAGSSVLLYYTFQSQSLYYSLIFLNPTLDFLSFWEVLWIVGITDFILKFLFMGFKCLILLVPSFVISFKSKGYWYMLIEELCQYYRTFVPIPVWFRYLVSYGDLGGSVTGWSLGILLGLLYLILKLLDFLGHLRTFRRALRIFLTRPSYGVTASKRQCSEADDLCSICQAEFQKPILLICQ